From Chlorocebus sabaeus isolate Y175 chromosome 15, mChlSab1.0.hap1, whole genome shotgun sequence, the proteins below share one genomic window:
- the TBL1XR1 gene encoding F-box-like/WD repeat-containing protein TBL1XR1 isoform X1: MHQQQQLVIGGDRIFSCTSPHQCTANGFSHSAFTFGIESHISQSNINGALVPPAALISIIQKGLQYVEAEVSINEDGTLFDGRPIESLSLIDAVMPDVVQTRQQAYRDKLAQQQAAAAAAAAAAASQQGSAKNGENTANGEENGAHTIANNHTDMMEVDGDVEIPPNKAVVLRGHESEVFICAWNPVSDLLASGSGDSTARIWNLSENSTSGSTQLVLRHCIREGGQDVPSNKDVTSLDWNSEGTLLATGSYDGFARIWTKDGNLASTLGQHKGPIFALKWNKKGNFILSAGVDKTTIIWDAHTGEAKQQFPFHSAPALDVDWQSNNTFASCSTDMCIHVCKLGQDRPIKTFQGHTNEVNAIKWDPTGNLLASCSDDMTLKIWSMKQDNCVHDLQAHNKEIYTIKWSPTGPGTNNPNANLMLASASFDSTVRLWDVDRGICIHTLTKHQEPVYSVAFSPDGRYLASGSFDKCVHIWNTQVCLHYLNGQVFLNLGRSICLYTFPHHLLVIPLVALIEFLVLE, encoded by the exons gatTTTCTCATTCAGCATTTACCTTTGGTATAGAAAGCCATATCAGTCAGTCCAATATAAATGGTGCCCTCGTCCCACCTGCTGCATTGATTTCTATCATCCAGAAAGGTCTACAGTATGTAGAAGCAGAAGTTAGTATTAATGAG GATGGTACCTTGTTTGATGGTCGACCAATAGAGTCTCTGTCCCTGATAGATGCCGTAATGCCTGATGTAGTACAAACAAGACAACAAGCTTATAGAGATAAGCTTGCACAGCAACAGGCAGCAGCTGCCGCAGCTGCCGCAGCTGCAGCCAGCCAACAAGGATCTgcaaaaaatggagaaaacacagCAAATGGGGAAGAGAATGGAGCACATACTATAGCAA ATAATCATACTGATATGATGGAAGTGGATGGGGATGTTGAAATCCCTCCTAATAAAGCAGTTGTGTTGCGGGGCCATGAATCTGAAGTTTTCATCTGTGCCTGGAACCCTGTTAGTGATCTCCTAGCATCAGG GTCTGGAGACTCAACAGCAAGAATATGGAATCTTAGTGAGAACAGCACCAGTGGCTCTACACAGTTAGTACTTAGACATTGTATACGAGAAGGAGGGCAAGATGTTCCAAGCAACAAGGATGTCACATCTCTAGATTGGAAT AGTGAAGGTACACTTCTAGCAACTGGTTCCTATGATGGGTTTGCCAGAATATGGACTAAAGATG gTAACCTTGCTAGCACCTTAGGGCAGCATAAAGGCCCTATATTTGCATTAAAATGGAATAAGAAAGGAAATTTCATCCTAAGTGCTGGAGTAGACAAG ACTACAATTATTTGGGATGCACATACTGGTGAAGCCAAGCAGCAGTTTCCTTTTCATTCAG CACCAGCATTGGATGTTGATTGGCAGAGCAACAACACCTTTGCTTCTTGTAGTACAGATATGTGCATTCATGTCTGTAAATTAGGACAAGACAGACCTATTAAAACATTCCAAGGACATACG AATGAAGTAAATGCTATCAAATGGGACCCAACTGGCAATCTCCTGGCCTCCTGTTCTGATGACATGACTTTAAAG aTATGGAGTATGAAACAAGACAATTGTGTCCATGATTTGCAAGCacataataaagaaatttatacTATCAAATGGAGTCCAACAGGACCAGGAACTAATAATCCAAATGCCAACCTTATGTTAGCAAG TGCATCCTTTGATTCTACTGTTAGGTTGTGGGATGTAGACCGAGGGATCTGCATCCATACCTTGACAAAACACCAAGAGCCTGTGTACAGTGTAGCTTTCAGTCCTGATGGCAGGTATCTGGCAAGTGGttcttttgacaaatgtgtacacATCTGGAACACACAGGTATGTCTCCATTATTTAAATGGTCAGGTATTCTTAAATTTAGGTAGAAGCATTTGCCTATACACTTTCCCCCACCATTTGCTTGTCATTCCTCTTGTGGCATTAATTGAATTCTTGGTTTTAGAGTAA
- the TBL1XR1 gene encoding F-box-like/WD repeat-containing protein TBL1XR1 isoform X4, with translation MSISSDEVNFLVYRYLQESGFSHSAFTFGIESHISQSNINGALVPPAALISIIQKGLQYVEAEVSINEDGTLFDGRPIESLSLIDAVMPDVVQTRQQAYRDKLAQQQAAAAAAAAAAASQQGSAKNGENTANGEENGAHTIANNHTDMMEVDGDVEIPPNKAVVLRGHESEVFICAWNPVSDLLASGSGDSTARIWNLSENSTSGSTQLVLRHCIREGGQDVPSNKDVTSLDWNSEGTLLATGSYDGFARIWTKDGNLASTLGQHKGPIFALKWNKKGNFILSAGVDKTTIIWDAHTGEAKQQFPFHSAPALDVDWQSNNTFASCSTDMCIHVCKLGQDRPIKTFQGHTNEVNAIKWDPTGNLLASCSDDMTLKTGALVHSYRGTGGIFEVCWNAAGDKVGASASDGSVCVLDLRK, from the exons gatTTTCTCATTCAGCATTTACCTTTGGTATAGAAAGCCATATCAGTCAGTCCAATATAAATGGTGCCCTCGTCCCACCTGCTGCATTGATTTCTATCATCCAGAAAGGTCTACAGTATGTAGAAGCAGAAGTTAGTATTAATGAG GATGGTACCTTGTTTGATGGTCGACCAATAGAGTCTCTGTCCCTGATAGATGCCGTAATGCCTGATGTAGTACAAACAAGACAACAAGCTTATAGAGATAAGCTTGCACAGCAACAGGCAGCAGCTGCCGCAGCTGCCGCAGCTGCAGCCAGCCAACAAGGATCTgcaaaaaatggagaaaacacagCAAATGGGGAAGAGAATGGAGCACATACTATAGCAA ATAATCATACTGATATGATGGAAGTGGATGGGGATGTTGAAATCCCTCCTAATAAAGCAGTTGTGTTGCGGGGCCATGAATCTGAAGTTTTCATCTGTGCCTGGAACCCTGTTAGTGATCTCCTAGCATCAGG GTCTGGAGACTCAACAGCAAGAATATGGAATCTTAGTGAGAACAGCACCAGTGGCTCTACACAGTTAGTACTTAGACATTGTATACGAGAAGGAGGGCAAGATGTTCCAAGCAACAAGGATGTCACATCTCTAGATTGGAAT AGTGAAGGTACACTTCTAGCAACTGGTTCCTATGATGGGTTTGCCAGAATATGGACTAAAGATG gTAACCTTGCTAGCACCTTAGGGCAGCATAAAGGCCCTATATTTGCATTAAAATGGAATAAGAAAGGAAATTTCATCCTAAGTGCTGGAGTAGACAAG ACTACAATTATTTGGGATGCACATACTGGTGAAGCCAAGCAGCAGTTTCCTTTTCATTCAG CACCAGCATTGGATGTTGATTGGCAGAGCAACAACACCTTTGCTTCTTGTAGTACAGATATGTGCATTCATGTCTGTAAATTAGGACAAGACAGACCTATTAAAACATTCCAAGGACATACG AATGAAGTAAATGCTATCAAATGGGACCCAACTGGCAATCTCCTGGCCTCCTGTTCTGATGACATGACTTTAAAG acAGGTGCTCTAGTTCACAGCTATAGGGGAACAGGTGGAATTTTTGAAGTTTGCTGGAATGCAGCAGGAGACAAAGTTGGAGCCAGTGCATCAGATGGTTCA GTTTGTGTATTAGACCTTCGGAAATAG
- the TBL1XR1 gene encoding F-box-like/WD repeat-containing protein TBL1XR1 isoform X3 has product MPDVVQTRQQAYRDKLAQQQAAAAAAAAAAASQQGSAKNGENTANGEENGAHTIANNHTDMMEVDGDVEIPPNKAVVLRGHESEVFICAWNPVSDLLASGSGDSTARIWNLSENSTSGSTQLVLRHCIREGGQDVPSNKDVTSLDWNSEGTLLATGSYDGFARIWTKDGNLASTLGQHKGPIFALKWNKKGNFILSAGVDKTTIIWDAHTGEAKQQFPFHSAPALDVDWQSNNTFASCSTDMCIHVCKLGQDRPIKTFQGHTNEVNAIKWDPTGNLLASCSDDMTLKIWSMKQDNCVHDLQAHNKEIYTIKWSPTGPGTNNPNANLMLASASFDSTVRLWDVDRGICIHTLTKHQEPVYSVAFSPDGRYLASGSFDKCVHIWNTQTGALVHSYRGTGGIFEVCWNAAGDKVGASASDGSVCVLDLRK; this is encoded by the exons ATGCCTGATGTAGTACAAACAAGACAACAAGCTTATAGAGATAAGCTTGCACAGCAACAGGCAGCAGCTGCCGCAGCTGCCGCAGCTGCAGCCAGCCAACAAGGATCTgcaaaaaatggagaaaacacagCAAATGGGGAAGAGAATGGAGCACATACTATAGCAA ATAATCATACTGATATGATGGAAGTGGATGGGGATGTTGAAATCCCTCCTAATAAAGCAGTTGTGTTGCGGGGCCATGAATCTGAAGTTTTCATCTGTGCCTGGAACCCTGTTAGTGATCTCCTAGCATCAGG GTCTGGAGACTCAACAGCAAGAATATGGAATCTTAGTGAGAACAGCACCAGTGGCTCTACACAGTTAGTACTTAGACATTGTATACGAGAAGGAGGGCAAGATGTTCCAAGCAACAAGGATGTCACATCTCTAGATTGGAAT AGTGAAGGTACACTTCTAGCAACTGGTTCCTATGATGGGTTTGCCAGAATATGGACTAAAGATG gTAACCTTGCTAGCACCTTAGGGCAGCATAAAGGCCCTATATTTGCATTAAAATGGAATAAGAAAGGAAATTTCATCCTAAGTGCTGGAGTAGACAAG ACTACAATTATTTGGGATGCACATACTGGTGAAGCCAAGCAGCAGTTTCCTTTTCATTCAG CACCAGCATTGGATGTTGATTGGCAGAGCAACAACACCTTTGCTTCTTGTAGTACAGATATGTGCATTCATGTCTGTAAATTAGGACAAGACAGACCTATTAAAACATTCCAAGGACATACG AATGAAGTAAATGCTATCAAATGGGACCCAACTGGCAATCTCCTGGCCTCCTGTTCTGATGACATGACTTTAAAG aTATGGAGTATGAAACAAGACAATTGTGTCCATGATTTGCAAGCacataataaagaaatttatacTATCAAATGGAGTCCAACAGGACCAGGAACTAATAATCCAAATGCCAACCTTATGTTAGCAAG TGCATCCTTTGATTCTACTGTTAGGTTGTGGGATGTAGACCGAGGGATCTGCATCCATACCTTGACAAAACACCAAGAGCCTGTGTACAGTGTAGCTTTCAGTCCTGATGGCAGGTATCTGGCAAGTGGttcttttgacaaatgtgtacacATCTGGAACACACAG acAGGTGCTCTAGTTCACAGCTATAGGGGAACAGGTGGAATTTTTGAAGTTTGCTGGAATGCAGCAGGAGACAAAGTTGGAGCCAGTGCATCAGATGGTTCA GTTTGTGTATTAGACCTTCGGAAATAG
- the TBL1XR1 gene encoding F-box-like/WD repeat-containing protein TBL1XR1 isoform X2 produces the protein MSISSDEVNFLVYRYLQESGFSHSAFTFGIESHISQSNINGALVPPAALISIIQKGLQYVEAEVSINEDGTLFDGRPIESLSLIDAVMPDVVQTRQQAYRDKLAQQQAAAAAAAAAAASQQGSAKNGENTANGEENGAHTIANNHTDMMEVDGDVEIPPNKAVVLRGHESEVFICAWNPVSDLLASGSGDSTARIWNLSENSTSGSTQLVLRHCIREGGQDVPSNKDVTSLDWNSEGTLLATGSYDGFARIWTKDGNLASTLGQHKGPIFALKWNKKGNFILSAGVDKTTIIWDAHTGEAKQQFPFHSAPALDVDWQSNNTFASCSTDMCIHVCKLGQDRPIKTFQGHTNEVNAIKWDPTGNLLASCSDDMTLKIWSMKQDNCVHDLQAHNKEIYTIKWSPTGPGTNNPNANLMLASASFDSTVRLWDVDRGICIHTLTKHQEPVYSVAFSPDGRYLASGSFDKCVHIWNTQTGALVHSYRGTGGIFEVCWNAAGDKVGASASDGSVCVLDLRK, from the exons gatTTTCTCATTCAGCATTTACCTTTGGTATAGAAAGCCATATCAGTCAGTCCAATATAAATGGTGCCCTCGTCCCACCTGCTGCATTGATTTCTATCATCCAGAAAGGTCTACAGTATGTAGAAGCAGAAGTTAGTATTAATGAG GATGGTACCTTGTTTGATGGTCGACCAATAGAGTCTCTGTCCCTGATAGATGCCGTAATGCCTGATGTAGTACAAACAAGACAACAAGCTTATAGAGATAAGCTTGCACAGCAACAGGCAGCAGCTGCCGCAGCTGCCGCAGCTGCAGCCAGCCAACAAGGATCTgcaaaaaatggagaaaacacagCAAATGGGGAAGAGAATGGAGCACATACTATAGCAA ATAATCATACTGATATGATGGAAGTGGATGGGGATGTTGAAATCCCTCCTAATAAAGCAGTTGTGTTGCGGGGCCATGAATCTGAAGTTTTCATCTGTGCCTGGAACCCTGTTAGTGATCTCCTAGCATCAGG GTCTGGAGACTCAACAGCAAGAATATGGAATCTTAGTGAGAACAGCACCAGTGGCTCTACACAGTTAGTACTTAGACATTGTATACGAGAAGGAGGGCAAGATGTTCCAAGCAACAAGGATGTCACATCTCTAGATTGGAAT AGTGAAGGTACACTTCTAGCAACTGGTTCCTATGATGGGTTTGCCAGAATATGGACTAAAGATG gTAACCTTGCTAGCACCTTAGGGCAGCATAAAGGCCCTATATTTGCATTAAAATGGAATAAGAAAGGAAATTTCATCCTAAGTGCTGGAGTAGACAAG ACTACAATTATTTGGGATGCACATACTGGTGAAGCCAAGCAGCAGTTTCCTTTTCATTCAG CACCAGCATTGGATGTTGATTGGCAGAGCAACAACACCTTTGCTTCTTGTAGTACAGATATGTGCATTCATGTCTGTAAATTAGGACAAGACAGACCTATTAAAACATTCCAAGGACATACG AATGAAGTAAATGCTATCAAATGGGACCCAACTGGCAATCTCCTGGCCTCCTGTTCTGATGACATGACTTTAAAG aTATGGAGTATGAAACAAGACAATTGTGTCCATGATTTGCAAGCacataataaagaaatttatacTATCAAATGGAGTCCAACAGGACCAGGAACTAATAATCCAAATGCCAACCTTATGTTAGCAAG TGCATCCTTTGATTCTACTGTTAGGTTGTGGGATGTAGACCGAGGGATCTGCATCCATACCTTGACAAAACACCAAGAGCCTGTGTACAGTGTAGCTTTCAGTCCTGATGGCAGGTATCTGGCAAGTGGttcttttgacaaatgtgtacacATCTGGAACACACAG acAGGTGCTCTAGTTCACAGCTATAGGGGAACAGGTGGAATTTTTGAAGTTTGCTGGAATGCAGCAGGAGACAAAGTTGGAGCCAGTGCATCAGATGGTTCA GTTTGTGTATTAGACCTTCGGAAATAG